Proteins co-encoded in one Gracilimonas sp. genomic window:
- a CDS encoding M28 family peptidase has protein sequence MYKWLFVALALLLTGCSDSDKSGLQFSEKGREVPEFNADSAYKFVQQQVDFGPRVPNTEAHRQAEAYFVEKLKEYAGPNAVFVQEFTAEGYDEQLELGNVIAAFNLSARDRIMICAHWDSRPRADMDSTRQDEGIVGADDGGSGVAVLLELARMFSENPPPIGVDIVLFDGEDYGESGSLEKYFLGSRYWSNNPPVPGYSPRFGILLDMVGAEGAQFPKERYSLNYAPNLVEEVWNIASEKGYEDYFLNEEGAAVSDDHVIVNEQARIPIINVINHSRTPRGNAQFAPHWHTHNDNMDIISRETLQAVGDVMAELIYNRL, from the coding sequence ATGTATAAATGGCTTTTCGTAGCTCTGGCACTTCTATTAACCGGCTGTTCAGATTCTGATAAATCAGGCCTTCAATTTTCCGAAAAAGGGCGAGAGGTTCCTGAATTCAATGCAGATTCCGCCTATAAGTTTGTTCAGCAACAGGTAGATTTTGGTCCCCGTGTACCGAACACGGAAGCTCACCGGCAAGCGGAGGCTTATTTTGTGGAGAAGCTCAAGGAATATGCCGGCCCCAATGCCGTTTTTGTTCAGGAATTTACTGCCGAGGGTTATGATGAACAGCTGGAACTTGGCAATGTGATCGCAGCTTTTAACCTAAGTGCCCGGGATCGGATAATGATCTGCGCACACTGGGATAGCCGTCCACGTGCTGATATGGACTCAACCCGACAAGATGAAGGCATAGTTGGTGCAGATGATGGTGGAAGCGGAGTAGCCGTTTTGCTGGAGCTGGCACGGATGTTCAGCGAGAATCCTCCGCCAATTGGAGTAGATATTGTATTGTTTGACGGTGAAGATTACGGAGAATCGGGAAGCCTGGAGAAATATTTCCTCGGTTCCCGGTATTGGTCAAACAATCCTCCGGTTCCGGGATACAGCCCCCGTTTTGGGATTTTATTGGATATGGTTGGAGCCGAGGGAGCTCAATTCCCAAAAGAGCGGTATTCACTGAATTATGCTCCAAATCTGGTGGAAGAGGTATGGAATATCGCTTCCGAGAAAGGCTACGAAGATTATTTTTTGAATGAAGAAGGCGCCGCTGTTTCCGATGATCATGTAATCGTGAATGAACAAGCCCGGATTCCCATTATAAATGTCATAAATCATAGCCGGACACCCCGGGGTAATGCGCAGTTTGCCCCTCACTGGCACACCCATAATGATAACATGGATATCATTAGCAGGGAAACACTGCAAGCGGTGGGTGATGTAATGGCTGAACTTATTTACAATCGATTATAA